In the Sinomonas cyclohexanicum genome, CCCACACGTGGACCGCGCTGGTCTGCGCGGGGATCGGGATCGTGCTCGTGGAGCTCGCCTGGTGGGTCGACGGGTGGCTGCGGAGCCGCAAGGCCTGAGCGCGTCCCGCCGCACGCAGAGCCCCGCCGGCAGGTCTGAGCCTAGGCTCCCTTGTCGTCGCAGAGCAGGTGGTGCCAGCTGTCGGCGAGCACCTCGAGCGCGTGCTCGCGGTTCGGCTCGTACTTGCGCCGCGTCCACAGGGTGGCGACGAAGTCGAGCTGCGTGAACGCGAGGGTTCCGCGGATGTGCCGGGTCTCCTCGGAGAACCGGCTGGCCTGCTCCATGCCCTTGACGATGTCGGAGATGACTTCCTCGTGCCATTCCTCGACCATGGCCCGCACCTCGTGGTCAACCGCCGCGGCCTCGTCGAGCACGTCGAGGTACGGACGGAAGACCGGCCACAGCGCCGCCCGCGACTCCAGCCACGCCAGGATGCCCCCCAGCTCGCCCTCGCGGACCACGTCGACGAGCTCCGGCGCCGTCGAGGCGTCTCCCGGGCCGAACGCGCGCTCGAGCAGGAGGTTCACCCGGGCCATGAAGTCCCTCATGAGGTCCGTGCGGGATGGATAGTACGCATAGAACGTGACCCGGGTGGTCCCGGCCGCGGCGGCGATCTCATCGATCGTCGTTGCGGCGTAGCCCTTCTCGACGAACAGCTCGAGGGCGCGCTCCACGATCGTGTCCCGGGTGAGCTGCTTCTGGGCTTCGCGGAGTGAGACCATGGCTCAATCCTAGGCGGGCTGCGGGGCGCGGCCGACGGCGGGCATATGCCCCTCGCGGGCCAGTCGCCTCAGTTTGGGGACCGGAATGCGGTAGTTGATCGCCGCCGCGGTCCCGGACCCGTCACTGCTTCCCCCGCTCCGCTCACCGTTCCACCGCAGGAGCCACGAGTCCTCCCCGGCACCTGCCTCGCTCGAATCCGGCACTCCAACCACCGGGGTGTGGCCGACTGCCTTGAGGGACAGCCCGAACCCCTCGGTCCAGAAGTATGGCTCGAAGTCGAGCGCCGGTGCGGCGTCGCCATCGAGCAGCCCCAGCGCGGCCGTCTTGGCCTGGTCGATCGCGCTCGTCCAGAGCGGCACCCGGCCGAGCCCGCGCCGCGTCGGGAAGTGCGCGACGTCGCCCGCCGCGACGATCTCCGGCCGCACCCGCCCACGCGAGTCCACGCGCAGCGTCCCGTCGACGAGCAGGCCCGAGCCTGCGAGCCAGCCGACGTTCGGCTCGTCGCCGGCGGCGGTGACCACGAGGTCCGCCGCGATCTCGGTCCCGTCCGCGAGGACCACACGGGTCTCCGCGGCCGAGCCGACGAACCTGGCCTTGCCGCCGTCCACGATGCGCAGGCCGCGCCCGAGCGCAGCGGACGTGAAGAGCCCCGAGAGGTGGTCGCCGAGCTGGCGCGCGAGGGGCGCACCGTCGGAGACAAGGGTGACCTCGCAGCCGGACTGCAGGCAGCCCGAAGCCACCTCCATGCCGAGCGGGCCGCCGCCGATCACCACGACCGAGGGGTGCTCGGCGACGCGTCGCTTGAGCTCGAGCGCGTCCTCGATCGTGCGGAGGGTGAGCTCGGCGTCGTCGCGCGTCTGCTCCTTCCCGGCGTGCCGGCCGAGGCGCCGCGCACGCGAGCCCGACGCGATGACGAGGCCGTCGTACGGGAGGCGGTCGCCGCCGTCGAGCATCACGAGGCGGGCCCCCGGGTCGAGCCCCACCGCGGCGACGCCGAGCAGCGCCGCCGCCCCATGGGTCGGCTCAGGCAGCAGGTGGGCGTCCAGCTCGTCTTGCCCGTGCAGGAGCGCCTTCGAGAGGGCCGGGCGGCTGTACGGGTGGTGGGACTCGGCCCCGACCACCGTCAGCTCGCCGTCGAACCCTGCCGAGCGCAGGGAATCGCATGCCGTGAGCCCTGCGATCCCGTTGCCGACGACCACGATGCGCTTCACGAGGAGACCAGCTTCAGCGCCGCGACGGGACACACCCGCACGGCGGCCTTCGCGGCCTCGACGTCCGCGCCGTCGGCCTCATCGAGAACCGGGAGGTCGATGACGAGCTCGCCGTCGTCGTCCAGATGCATGAGATGGGGCGCGGCCTCCTCGCAGAGGCCGTGGCCCTCGCAGCGGGAGCGGTCCAGTTCGATCCTCAAGCTCATGCTGCCACGACCTTCACGACGCGGAGCTCCTCGATGCTGCGGGTGATGTTGGTGGGCACGCGGACCGGCTCGGCGATCTCCATGGACTTCACCTGGTGGGCGAGCGCGGCGATGATCGCGTGGCCCTCGAGGCGTGCGAGGCCCTGGCCCGCGCAGCCGTGCGGGCCGTAGCCGAACGAGAGGTGATCGGTCGGGTTGCGGGTGACGTCGAACTCGTCCGGGTTCTCG is a window encoding:
- a CDS encoding TetR/AcrR family transcriptional regulator; its protein translation is MVSLREAQKQLTRDTIVERALELFVEKGYAATTIDEIAAAAGTTRVTFYAYYPSRTDLMRDFMARVNLLLERAFGPGDASTAPELVDVVREGELGGILAWLESRAALWPVFRPYLDVLDEAAAVDHEVRAMVEEWHEEVISDIVKGMEQASRFSEETRHIRGTLAFTQLDFVATLWTRRKYEPNREHALEVLADSWHHLLCDDKGA
- a CDS encoding ferredoxin, whose amino-acid sequence is MSLRIELDRSRCEGHGLCEEAAPHLMHLDDDGELVIDLPVLDEADGADVEAAKAAVRVCPVAALKLVSS
- a CDS encoding NAD(P)/FAD-dependent oxidoreductase, coding for MKRIVVVGNGIAGLTACDSLRSAGFDGELTVVGAESHHPYSRPALSKALLHGQDELDAHLLPEPTHGAAALLGVAAVGLDPGARLVMLDGGDRLPYDGLVIASGSRARRLGRHAGKEQTRDDAELTLRTIEDALELKRRVAEHPSVVVIGGGPLGMEVASGCLQSGCEVTLVSDGAPLARQLGDHLSGLFTSAALGRGLRIVDGGKARFVGSAAETRVVLADGTEIAADLVVTAAGDEPNVGWLAGSGLLVDGTLRVDSRGRVRPEIVAAGDVAHFPTRRGLGRVPLWTSAIDQAKTAALGLLDGDAAPALDFEPYFWTEGFGLSLKAVGHTPVVGVPDSSEAGAGEDSWLLRWNGERSGGSSDGSGTAAAINYRIPVPKLRRLAREGHMPAVGRAPQPA